The following coding sequences lie in one Megalodesulfovibrio gigas DSM 1382 = ATCC 19364 genomic window:
- the hypE gene encoding hydrogenase expression/formation protein HypE, which produces MTASSRLLLDAGSGGQASHRLVADLFLKHFDNPVLAVMDDAARLHLSGPVAMSTDGFIVDPIIFPGGNIGSLAVHGTVNDVAMLGARPRYLTAGFILEEGLDMAVLETIVAAMGQAARDAGVQIVAGDTKVAPKGALDKIFITTTGIGEILVDPAPSGHRARPGDAVLLSGTMGDHGLAILSTRQGLAFETPIVSDCASLNGLVESLITTLPDVHTLRDPTRGGLATTLNEIASQSGVVVEVEEEAIPVHPAVAAGCSFLGLDPLYLANEGKLLCIVPEADAEHALALLRAHPLGGNAARIGTIQEPQGKTRAGQVLLRTPLGGRRLLGMLEGEQLPRIC; this is translated from the coding sequence ATGACCGCTTCTTCCCGCCTTCTTCTCGACGCCGGTTCCGGCGGCCAGGCCTCGCACCGGCTGGTGGCCGACCTGTTTTTGAAGCATTTTGACAATCCTGTCCTGGCCGTGATGGACGACGCCGCCCGGCTGCACCTCAGCGGACCGGTGGCCATGTCCACGGATGGCTTCATCGTCGATCCCATCATCTTCCCCGGCGGCAACATCGGCTCCCTGGCCGTGCACGGCACGGTGAACGACGTGGCCATGCTCGGCGCGCGGCCGCGGTACCTCACCGCCGGCTTCATCCTGGAAGAAGGGCTGGACATGGCCGTGCTGGAAACCATCGTCGCGGCCATGGGCCAGGCCGCCCGGGACGCCGGGGTGCAGATTGTGGCCGGGGATACCAAAGTCGCCCCCAAGGGCGCACTGGACAAAATTTTCATCACCACCACCGGCATCGGAGAGATTCTGGTGGATCCCGCGCCCTCCGGCCACCGCGCCAGACCGGGAGACGCCGTGCTGCTCTCCGGCACCATGGGCGATCACGGGCTGGCCATCCTCTCCACGCGCCAGGGCCTGGCCTTCGAGACGCCCATCGTCAGCGATTGCGCCTCGTTGAACGGCCTGGTGGAGTCCCTCATCACCACCCTGCCCGACGTGCACACCCTGCGCGACCCCACCCGCGGCGGCTTGGCTACCACATTGAATGAAATCGCCAGCCAGTCCGGGGTGGTGGTGGAGGTGGAGGAGGAAGCCATCCCCGTGCATCCGGCCGTGGCCGCGGGCTGCAGCTTCCTGGGTCTGGACCCGCTCTATCTGGCCAACGAGGGCAAGCTCCTGTGCATCGTGCCCGAGGCCGACGCGGAACACGCCCTGGCCCTGCTCAGGGCGCATCCCCTGGGCGGCAATGCCGCGCGCATCGGCACCATCCAGGAACCCCAGGGCAAAACCCGCGCCGGGCAGGTGCTGCTGCGTACGCCGCTGGGCGGCCGCCGGCTGCTGGGCATGCTGGAAGGCGAACAACTGCCTCGAATTTGTTAA
- a CDS encoding SDR family oxidoreductase, which yields MQDDRPVLVTGATGYIGGRLAPLLLERGHRVRVMVRSAAKLGCRPWAGHPRLEIVEADVFDYPAVRKAAAGCRAVYYLIHSMNPLARDYAAADRLAAHIMMRACENEGVERILYLGGMGQDSGTLSAHLQSRNEVAAILAGGTPRATILRAAQILGAGSASFEIVRYLADRLPLMVCPRWVYTEAQPVAVRDVLHCLAGCLEHPETAGEDYDIAGPDVLTYKQLFRLYCEVAGLPTPRLIPVPVLTPFLSSLWVGLVTPIPASLARPLVQGLKTRVVARDNRLMELLQHKPLPAREAMTMALDKIRQHTVETCWSDAGEARAPEWLGCGDAPYAGGTVLGETYRLVLDAPAAQVWQHVTSIGGENGWLFGNILWKLRGWLDTLAGGPGLRRGRRHPEQLFIGDAVDFWRVLDVQPNRRLMLLAEMRLPGEALLEFRCTPLDEHRTELVQRSRFLPRGLWGLAYWWATFPLHLLIFKGMLRTIGRQSGAAVLAGPERVTGRETTACSLDALKTPERLLHKG from the coding sequence ATGCAAGACGATCGTCCTGTGCTGGTTACCGGCGCCACGGGCTACATTGGCGGCCGGCTGGCGCCGCTGCTGCTGGAACGCGGGCATCGGGTGCGGGTGATGGTCCGCTCCGCCGCCAAGCTGGGCTGCCGGCCGTGGGCCGGGCATCCGCGCCTGGAGATCGTCGAGGCCGACGTCTTCGACTATCCCGCCGTGCGCAAGGCGGCCGCCGGCTGCCGGGCGGTGTATTATCTCATCCATTCCATGAATCCCCTGGCCCGGGACTACGCCGCCGCAGACCGGCTGGCGGCGCACATCATGATGCGCGCCTGCGAGAACGAAGGCGTGGAGCGCATCCTGTACCTGGGCGGCATGGGCCAGGACAGCGGGACGCTTTCGGCGCATCTGCAGTCCCGCAACGAGGTGGCGGCGATTCTGGCCGGCGGCACCCCGCGGGCGACGATTCTGCGGGCGGCCCAGATCCTCGGCGCGGGCAGCGCCAGCTTCGAGATTGTCCGCTATCTGGCCGATCGCCTGCCCCTGATGGTCTGCCCGCGCTGGGTGTACACCGAGGCCCAGCCCGTGGCCGTGCGCGACGTGCTGCACTGCCTGGCCGGCTGCCTGGAGCATCCCGAGACCGCGGGCGAGGATTACGACATCGCCGGCCCGGATGTGCTGACCTACAAACAACTTTTCCGCCTGTATTGCGAGGTGGCCGGCCTGCCCACGCCGCGGCTCATCCCCGTGCCGGTGCTCACGCCGTTTTTGTCGTCCCTGTGGGTGGGGCTGGTCACGCCCATCCCGGCCAGTCTGGCCCGGCCGTTGGTGCAGGGCCTCAAGACGCGGGTGGTGGCCCGGGACAATCGCCTCATGGAGCTGCTGCAGCACAAGCCCCTGCCCGCGCGCGAGGCCATGACCATGGCCCTGGACAAGATTCGGCAACACACCGTGGAAACCTGCTGGAGCGACGCCGGCGAGGCCCGCGCCCCGGAATGGCTCGGCTGCGGCGATGCCCCCTATGCCGGCGGCACGGTGCTGGGCGAGACCTACCGCCTTGTCCTGGACGCCCCGGCAGCGCAGGTGTGGCAGCATGTGACAAGCATCGGCGGAGAAAACGGCTGGCTGTTCGGCAACATCCTGTGGAAGCTGCGCGGCTGGCTGGACACCCTGGCCGGCGGGCCGGGCCTGCGGCGTGGCCGGCGGCATCCGGAACAGCTCTTCATCGGCGATGCCGTGGATTTCTGGCGCGTGCTGGATGTGCAGCCCAACCGGCGGCTGATGCTCCTGGCCGAGATGCGCCTGCCCGGCGAAGCCCTGCTGGAATTCCGCTGCACCCCCCTGGACGAACACCGCACGGAGCTGGTGCAGCGCTCCCGGTTCCTGCCCCGCGGGCTGTGGGGGCTGGCCTACTGGTGGGCCACGTTCCCGTTGCACCTGCTCATCTTCAAGGGCATGCTCCGGACCATCGGCCGGCAGAGCGGCGCGGCCGTGCTCGCTGGTCCCGAGCGCGTCACCGGCCGGGAGACGACCGCCTGCAGCCTGGATGCCCTCAAGACGCCGGAGCGATTGCTGCACAAAGGATGA
- a CDS encoding molybdopterin-dependent oxidoreductase, which produces MTTTLTACLSHCHDGCALLAERQEDGRIRLRGHPDHPFTAGFCCAKMQDYVQQTLQRPDRIVTPLIKQDGQFHPASWEEAMDLIAAQLTALRDTPERILHHIDYASFGVLHRASEYIFGRLGAAGLAGGSCVRAMGAAIVKDFGVQREPHWSTALAARRIVLWGRNLAAQTPHAGRVLLQARKKGISVLAIHPGDPGYTPFADQTIRIRPGSDRFLAAAALKILKDTGRLDQNALARCTGADALVPLLDAHSLDALAAACDVSPESIHLLADWMADAPVHVVLGRGLQRYALGGENVRWVNALAMCSGNIGREGGGISFAGGDKGHVSYGWTKAPADMPRRRTLPFAALGQALETAEPPVTFVWTEGWNPVATAPDAARIAQALRGRFHVAVEPFMTDTAACATVILPPALLFEREDIARAAGHDFVMHGRPLPPEWHTPPAGVRSNFQIQSLLAARLGMDFPDADTVLAEALQTATPAGTLAALRSQGWLAAQPQPVPWADGQFATKNGRFHLVRTLTPEPPAPDGYPLRLLTFVERESLLSRRRPEQMQDLPVARIAPESPCAAALDPARPARLVTPLGSMAVRLALRPGLHPEGVLVPRGGWLSRGWGINALIEPREADLGGQAAYYAQWCRLEQES; this is translated from the coding sequence ATGACGACCACCCTCACCGCCTGCCTGTCCCACTGTCACGACGGCTGCGCCCTCCTCGCTGAGCGGCAGGAGGACGGCCGCATCCGTCTGCGCGGGCATCCCGACCATCCCTTCACCGCCGGCTTCTGCTGCGCCAAGATGCAGGACTACGTCCAGCAGACCCTGCAGCGGCCCGATCGCATCGTCACGCCTTTGATCAAGCAGGACGGGCAGTTCCATCCCGCATCCTGGGAAGAGGCCATGGACCTGATCGCGGCACAGCTCACAGCCCTGCGAGACACGCCCGAGCGCATCCTGCATCACATCGACTACGCCTCCTTCGGCGTGCTGCACCGGGCCAGCGAATACATCTTCGGCCGCCTGGGCGCGGCCGGGCTGGCCGGCGGCTCCTGCGTGCGGGCCATGGGCGCGGCCATCGTCAAGGATTTTGGTGTCCAGCGCGAACCCCACTGGAGCACCGCCTTGGCGGCCCGGCGCATCGTGCTGTGGGGCCGCAACCTCGCGGCGCAAACGCCCCATGCCGGCCGCGTGCTGCTCCAGGCCCGCAAAAAGGGCATCTCCGTGCTGGCCATCCATCCCGGCGACCCCGGCTACACCCCCTTTGCCGATCAGACTATCCGCATCCGGCCGGGGTCGGATCGCTTCCTCGCCGCCGCAGCCCTGAAAATTCTGAAAGACACCGGCCGGCTGGATCAAAATGCCCTGGCCCGCTGCACCGGTGCGGATGCCCTGGTGCCGCTGCTGGATGCACACTCCCTTGACGCCCTGGCTGCGGCCTGCGACGTCTCCCCCGAATCCATCCACCTGCTGGCCGACTGGATGGCGGATGCGCCCGTGCACGTCGTCCTGGGCCGGGGCCTGCAACGCTATGCCCTGGGCGGAGAAAACGTGCGGTGGGTGAACGCCCTGGCCATGTGCTCGGGCAACATCGGCCGCGAGGGCGGCGGCATCTCCTTTGCCGGTGGCGACAAGGGCCACGTGTCCTACGGCTGGACCAAGGCCCCGGCCGACATGCCGCGCCGGCGCACCCTGCCCTTCGCCGCCCTGGGCCAGGCCCTGGAAACAGCCGAACCGCCCGTGACCTTCGTCTGGACCGAAGGCTGGAACCCCGTGGCCACCGCACCGGACGCCGCACGCATCGCCCAGGCCCTGCGGGGGCGGTTCCACGTGGCCGTGGAACCCTTCATGACCGACACCGCCGCCTGCGCCACGGTGATTCTGCCGCCGGCCCTGCTCTTTGAACGCGAGGACATCGCCCGGGCGGCAGGGCACGATTTCGTGATGCACGGCCGGCCCCTGCCGCCGGAATGGCACACCCCGCCCGCCGGGGTGCGCAGCAACTTCCAGATCCAATCCCTGCTGGCCGCGCGGCTGGGCATGGACTTCCCGGACGCCGACACCGTGCTTGCCGAAGCCCTGCAAACAGCCACGCCGGCCGGCACCCTGGCGGCACTGCGCAGCCAGGGCTGGCTTGCGGCGCAGCCCCAGCCCGTGCCCTGGGCCGACGGGCAGTTTGCCACCAAAAACGGCCGGTTCCATCTGGTCAGGACCCTCACTCCCGAACCGCCCGCGCCGGACGGCTATCCCCTGCGTCTGCTGACCTTTGTGGAGCGCGAATCGCTTCTGTCCCGCCGCCGGCCCGAACAGATGCAGGATCTGCCCGTGGCCCGCATCGCGCCGGAATCACCGTGCGCCGCAGCCCTGGATCCGGCCCGCCCGGCCCGGCTGGTCACCCCCCTGGGCAGCATGGCCGTGCGGCTGGCCCTGCGACCGGGCCTGCATCCGGAAGGCGTGCTGGTGCCGCGCGGGGGCTGGCTCTCCCGTGGCTGGGGCATCAATGCCCTCATCGAACCCCGGGAAGCGGATCTGGGTGGGCAGGCAGCCTATTACGCCCAATGGTGCCGGCTGGAGCAGGAGAGCTGA
- a CDS encoding menaquinone biosynthesis decarboxylase, which produces MAYKDLHAFLKRLDEKKELVRITEPLDPYLEIAEVTDRTSKGFGPALLFENVKGSKFPVLTNAFGSFSRMHMALEVESLDAVAEQIQEFMEIEKPDSILKKLKLLPKLAKMANIFPKEVTKAPCQDVVYTGDDVDLGIIPVLTTWPGDAGPFITLPLVITKNPETGMRNMGMYRMQVFDKNTTGMHWHRHKGGAYHYHLAEKKGQRLEVAVAIGPDPVVTYAATAPIPDEMDEFMFAGFLRQSPVEYVKCKTVDLEVPANSMFVLEGYVDPGERRREGPFGDHTGYYSLADDYPVFHVTALTHRKDAVYPATLVGPPPMEDCFMGKATERIFLPLIKKQLPEVVDMNLPLEGVFHNLCFVSIDKRYPGQTRKVMYALWGLGQMMFTKIIVIVDKDVNVQNTSEVLWRLGNNVDPRRDIVILEGPLDALDHSSPTAFYGAKMGIDATKKGPDDGHFREWPDSLTMDPEVKRKVAALWPKLGIPLTKK; this is translated from the coding sequence ATGGCCTACAAAGACCTGCACGCCTTTCTGAAGCGCCTGGACGAGAAGAAAGAGCTGGTGCGCATCACGGAGCCGCTGGACCCGTATCTGGAGATCGCCGAAGTCACGGACCGCACGTCCAAGGGCTTCGGGCCGGCGCTGCTCTTCGAAAACGTCAAGGGCTCCAAGTTTCCCGTGCTCACCAACGCCTTTGGCTCCTTCTCGCGCATGCACATGGCGCTGGAAGTGGAGAGCCTGGACGCCGTGGCCGAGCAGATCCAGGAATTCATGGAGATCGAAAAGCCGGACTCCATCCTTAAAAAGCTCAAGCTGCTGCCCAAGCTGGCCAAGATGGCCAACATCTTCCCCAAGGAAGTGACCAAGGCCCCCTGCCAGGACGTGGTGTACACCGGGGACGATGTGGATCTGGGCATCATCCCCGTGCTGACCACCTGGCCCGGGGATGCCGGTCCCTTCATCACCCTGCCCCTGGTCATCACCAAGAACCCGGAAACAGGCATGCGCAACATGGGCATGTACCGCATGCAGGTGTTCGACAAAAACACCACGGGCATGCACTGGCACCGGCACAAGGGCGGGGCGTATCATTATCATCTGGCGGAAAAAAAGGGCCAGCGCCTGGAAGTGGCCGTGGCCATCGGGCCGGACCCGGTTGTCACGTACGCCGCCACCGCCCCCATTCCCGACGAGATGGACGAGTTCATGTTCGCCGGGTTCCTGCGGCAGTCCCCGGTGGAGTACGTGAAGTGCAAGACGGTGGATCTGGAGGTGCCGGCCAACAGCATGTTCGTGCTGGAAGGCTATGTGGATCCCGGCGAGCGCCGCCGCGAGGGTCCCTTTGGCGACCATACCGGCTACTATTCCCTGGCGGACGACTACCCCGTGTTCCACGTCACCGCGCTGACCCACCGCAAGGACGCCGTGTACCCGGCCACCCTCGTGGGGCCGCCGCCCATGGAAGACTGCTTCATGGGCAAGGCCACGGAGCGCATCTTCCTGCCGCTCATCAAAAAACAGCTCCCCGAAGTGGTGGACATGAACCTGCCCCTGGAAGGCGTGTTCCACAACCTGTGCTTCGTCTCCATCGACAAGCGCTACCCCGGCCAGACCCGCAAGGTGATGTACGCCCTGTGGGGTCTGGGGCAGATGATGTTCACCAAGATCATCGTCATCGTGGACAAGGACGTGAACGTGCAGAACACCTCCGAGGTGCTCTGGCGGCTGGGCAACAACGTGGATCCGCGGCGCGATATCGTCATCCTGGAAGGGCCGCTGGATGCGCTGGATCATTCCTCGCCCACGGCTTTCTACGGGGCCAAGATGGGCATCGACGCCACCAAGAAAGGCCCGGACGACGGCCATTTCCGCGAATGGCCCGACTCCCTGACCATGGACCCCGAGGTCAAGCGCAAGGTCGCCGCCCTGTGGCCCAAGCTGGGAATCCCGCTGACGAAGAAATAA
- a CDS encoding UbiX family flavin prenyltransferase: MKTRIVLGLSGASGMPYALMLLDLLAARPDVAVHCIVSDGAWEVLQVEMGLDRAHVAAHLDARCERRYSQQEIGAGPASGSWRHAGMVVCPCSMASLAAIAQGLGANLLHRSADVTLKERRPLILVVRETPFNRIHLQNMLAAHDAGATIVAASPGFYHRPTTIDDLTRHLATRLLDHLGLPDPHAPRWQDG; encoded by the coding sequence GTGAAAACCCGTATTGTGCTTGGGCTCTCCGGAGCCAGCGGCATGCCCTATGCCCTGATGCTCCTGGACCTGCTGGCCGCCCGGCCGGACGTGGCCGTGCATTGCATCGTCTCCGACGGCGCCTGGGAAGTGCTACAGGTGGAAATGGGGCTGGACCGGGCACACGTGGCCGCGCACCTGGACGCCCGCTGCGAGCGTCGCTACAGCCAGCAGGAAATCGGCGCCGGGCCGGCCTCAGGATCCTGGCGGCATGCGGGGATGGTGGTCTGCCCGTGCTCCATGGCCTCCCTGGCGGCCATCGCCCAGGGGCTGGGGGCCAACCTGCTGCACCGGTCCGCCGACGTGACCCTCAAGGAGCGCCGGCCGCTGATCCTGGTGGTCCGGGAAACGCCCTTCAACCGCATCCACCTGCAGAACATGCTGGCCGCCCACGACGCCGGCGCCACCATCGTGGCGGCGTCACCGGGCTTTTATCATCGGCCAACCACCATCGACGACCTCACCCGCCACCTGGCCACGCGCCTGCTGGATCACCTGGGCCTGCCCGATCCCCACGCCCCGCGCTGGCAGGACGGCTGA
- the ahcY gene encoding adenosylhomocysteinase, whose protein sequence is MVKPLDLSLEYKVADMALADWGLKEMQLAENEMPGLMETIKKYGPQQPLKGLKITGSLHMTIQTAMLIKALHALGADLRWASCNIFSTQDHAAAAVAKAGISKVFAWKGETLEDYWWCTEMALTWPDGSGPDLIVDDGGDATLLIHHGVKCEKDPSLLDKPVDNKEFAIVMARLKAAYAQNSGRWQAVAAKIKGVSEETTTGVHRLYQMQKAGELLFPAINVNDSVTKSKFDNLYGCRESLVDGIKRATDVMMAGKCCVVVGYGDVGKGCAQSMKGYGARVKVVEIDPICALQAALEGYEVGTMDEFASQGDVFVTATGNYHVITYAHMQQMKDEAIVCNIGHFDSEIDMHSLETDPACAKDEIKPQVDKWTLPNGRSIIVLAEGRLVNLGCATGHPSFVMSASFTNQVLAQIELATREHEAKVYVLPKVLDEEVARLHLARLNARLATLSKDQADYIGVPVEGPFKPDHYRY, encoded by the coding sequence ATGGTGAAACCCCTCGATCTTTCTTTGGAATATAAAGTGGCGGACATGGCCTTGGCTGACTGGGGCCTGAAGGAAATGCAGCTCGCCGAGAACGAAATGCCCGGCCTGATGGAGACCATCAAGAAATACGGTCCCCAGCAGCCCCTGAAGGGCCTGAAGATCACCGGCAGCCTGCACATGACCATCCAGACGGCCATGCTCATCAAGGCCCTGCACGCCCTGGGCGCGGATCTGCGCTGGGCCTCCTGCAACATCTTTTCCACCCAGGACCATGCCGCCGCCGCCGTGGCCAAGGCCGGCATCTCCAAGGTCTTTGCCTGGAAGGGCGAGACCCTGGAAGACTACTGGTGGTGCACCGAGATGGCCCTGACCTGGCCCGACGGCTCCGGCCCGGACCTCATCGTGGACGACGGCGGCGACGCCACCCTGCTGATCCACCATGGCGTCAAGTGCGAGAAGGATCCGTCCCTCCTCGACAAGCCCGTGGACAACAAGGAATTCGCCATCGTCATGGCCCGGCTCAAGGCCGCCTATGCCCAGAATTCCGGCCGCTGGCAGGCCGTGGCCGCCAAGATCAAGGGCGTGTCCGAGGAAACCACCACCGGCGTGCATCGGCTCTATCAGATGCAGAAGGCCGGCGAGCTGCTCTTCCCGGCCATCAACGTCAACGATTCCGTCACCAAGTCCAAGTTCGACAACCTCTACGGCTGCCGCGAGTCCCTGGTGGACGGCATCAAGCGCGCCACCGACGTGATGATGGCCGGCAAGTGCTGCGTGGTGGTGGGGTACGGCGACGTGGGCAAGGGCTGCGCCCAGTCCATGAAGGGCTACGGCGCACGGGTGAAGGTGGTGGAAATCGACCCCATCTGCGCCCTGCAGGCCGCCTTGGAAGGCTACGAAGTGGGCACCATGGACGAATTCGCGTCCCAGGGCGACGTCTTCGTCACCGCCACGGGCAACTACCATGTGATCACCTACGCCCACATGCAGCAGATGAAGGACGAAGCCATTGTCTGCAACATCGGGCACTTTGACTCGGAAATCGACATGCATTCCCTGGAAACCGACCCGGCCTGCGCCAAGGACGAGATCAAACCCCAGGTGGACAAGTGGACCCTGCCCAACGGCCGCTCCATCATCGTGCTGGCTGAAGGCCGGCTGGTGAACCTGGGCTGCGCCACCGGCCACCCCAGCTTCGTCATGAGCGCCAGCTTCACCAACCAGGTGCTGGCCCAGATCGAACTGGCCACCCGCGAGCACGAAGCCAAGGTCTATGTGCTGCCCAAGGTGCTGGATGAGGAAGTGGCCCGCCTGCACCTGGCCCGCCTGAATGCCCGCCTGGCCACCCTGAGCAAGGACCAGGCCGACTACATCGGCGTGCCCGTGGAAGGCCCCTTCAAGCCGGACCACTACCGGTACTAG
- a CDS encoding ArsR/SmtB family transcription factor, which yields MHLLECHKALADETRLRLFHLLAHHELNVGEILDIVQMGQSRVSRHLKILADAGLVNARRHGAWVFYALAPEGEAAPFVRAMLPLLGSLPTAAADLDAARLVVEERARQTRHFFDALAPRLDIMQQEMLGGAEVAGLVLEALPGAPACAVVADLGCGAGALLPGLLARAGRVIGVDSSARMLTQATRLLQREGLPASRVSLRLGDLEHLPLSDGEAHCAVLSLVLHHLPSPRRGLAEAWRVLAPGGACLVLDFARHEHEAMRRKYGDRWLGFEPDELATWCTEAGFVIESTDAHPLPHGLGVLRVIARKQLTT from the coding sequence ATGCACCTCCTCGAATGTCATAAGGCCCTGGCCGACGAAACACGGCTGCGTCTCTTCCATCTGCTGGCCCACCACGAACTCAATGTGGGCGAGATTCTGGATATCGTACAGATGGGGCAGAGCCGTGTGTCGCGCCATTTGAAGATCCTGGCCGATGCCGGGCTGGTGAATGCCCGCCGGCATGGCGCGTGGGTGTTTTACGCCCTGGCGCCGGAGGGCGAGGCCGCGCCGTTTGTCCGGGCCATGCTGCCCTTGCTGGGGTCCTTGCCCACGGCGGCTGCGGATCTGGACGCCGCCCGGCTGGTGGTGGAGGAGCGCGCCCGGCAGACGCGCCATTTTTTCGATGCCCTGGCTCCGCGCCTGGACATCATGCAGCAGGAGATGCTCGGCGGGGCAGAGGTGGCCGGCCTGGTGCTGGAGGCCTTGCCCGGTGCGCCGGCCTGCGCCGTGGTGGCGGATCTGGGCTGCGGCGCCGGGGCGCTGCTGCCCGGTCTGCTGGCCAGGGCCGGGCGCGTTATCGGGGTGGACAGTTCCGCCCGCATGCTGACCCAGGCCACGCGGTTGTTGCAGCGCGAGGGCCTGCCGGCGTCCCGCGTCTCCCTGCGGCTGGGGGATCTGGAGCACCTGCCCTTGTCCGATGGCGAGGCGCACTGCGCCGTGCTCTCCCTGGTGCTGCATCATCTGCCCTCGCCGCGCCGCGGGCTGGCCGAGGCCTGGCGGGTGCTGGCTCCGGGCGGCGCCTGCCTGGTGCTGGATTTTGCCCGCCACGAGCACGAGGCCATGCGCAGGAAATACGGCGATCGCTGGCTCGGCTTCGAGCCGGACGAACTGGCCACCTGGTGCACCGAGGCCGGCTTTGTCATTGAATCCACAGATGCCCACCCCTTGCCGCACGGGCTGGGGGTGCTTCGCGTCATTGCACGCAAACAGTTGACGACCTAA
- a CDS encoding DUF721 domain-containing protein — protein MARTREHAGQASAQALADSLLTRIPGAPEGLALVRLWREWETAVGPEIAAWAHPMGSHQGVLRVGVEDAMGMHELVFYAPQILYDVHRFLGQELFDNVQGELLMNRTPLNAKPAPTPPLPVPTPDAIGELGTPSALARLATGDTPWVKAYRAYVKMVTGRDVG, from the coding sequence ATGGCACGCACCCGTGAACATGCCGGCCAGGCCAGTGCGCAGGCCCTGGCGGATTCGCTGCTCACCCGCATCCCCGGTGCGCCCGAGGGGTTGGCGCTGGTGCGGCTGTGGCGCGAGTGGGAAACCGCCGTGGGGCCGGAGATCGCCGCCTGGGCGCATCCGATGGGCTCGCACCAGGGTGTGCTGCGCGTGGGTGTGGAGGATGCCATGGGCATGCACGAGCTGGTGTTCTACGCGCCACAAATTTTATACGACGTGCATCGATTTTTAGGGCAAGAATTGTTTGACAACGTCCAGGGTGAGCTGCTAATGAACCGGACTCCGTTGAACGCAAAGCCTGCGCCAACGCCGCCGCTCCCAGTGCCCACGCCGGACGCAATCGGCGAACTGGGAACCCCGTCGGCCCTGGCGCGTCTGGCCACGGGAGACACTCCCTGGGTCAAGGCGTACCGGGCCTACGTGAAGATGGTGACTGGCAGGGACGTTGGATGA